In Zingiber officinale cultivar Zhangliang chromosome 3B, Zo_v1.1, whole genome shotgun sequence, a single window of DNA contains:
- the LOC121967661 gene encoding glycine-rich cell wall structural protein 2-like: protein MANRARVKLWAAAFIALVSFQLALAARSLTGAAAGGGGGGGGGGGGGGGGSGSGSGYGSGSGSGYGEGAGGGSAGGYGRGGGGGGGGGEGGGGGSGSGSGSGYGSGYGEGAGGGSAGGYGKGGGGGGGSGGGGGGGEGGGVGSGSGYGQGYGSGYGAGGGAGNAGGYGKGGGGGGGGGGGEGGGVGSGSGSGQGYGSGSGSGSGAGGAHGGVGSGSGSGQGYGSGSGSGAGGAHGGGYGRGGGGGGGGGEGSGGGTGSGSGSGSGSGYGSGGGNGHN from the exons ATGGCTAATAGAGCTCGCGTTAAGCTTTGGGCTGCTGCCTTCATCGCCCTTGTGAGCTTCCAGCTTGCGTTGGCAGCTAGATCGCTCACCGGGGCTGCCGCAGGAGGCGGTGGCGGAGGTGGAGgaggaggcggaggcggaggtgGAGGCTCTGGCAGTGGTTCTGGATATGGCTCCGGCTCCGGCTCTGGATATGGTGAGGGTGCCGGTGGAGGGAGTGCCGGAGGGTACggtagaggaggaggaggaggcggtggCGGAGGAGAAGGAGGCGGAGGCGGTTCTGGCTCTGGGTCCGGCAGCGGTTATGGTTCAGGATATGGTGAGGGCGCTGGAGGAGGAAGCGCCGGAGGGTATGGGAAAGGaggcggtggcggcggcggcagcGGAGGCGGTGGCGGTGGGGGAGAAGGGGGAGGTGTAGGCTCTGGCTCTGGTTACGGGCAAGGGTATGGATCGGGTTACGGTGCGGGTGGTGGAGCTGGTAATGCTGGAGGATACGGaaagggcggcggcggcggaggtggTGGCGGCGGAGGAGAGGGCGGTGGTGTTGGGTCGGGATCCGGGTCCGGTCAGGGGTATGGATCTGGATCTGGATCTGGCTCCGGCGCGGGTGGTGCACATGGTG GTGTTGGGTCGGGATCCGGGTCCGGTCAGGGGTATGGATCTGGATCTGGCTCCGGCGCGGGTGGTGCACATGGTGGTGGCTATGGTCGTGGCGGCGGTggtggaggcggcggcggcgagggATCAGGTGGGGGCACTGGCTCAGGCTCCGGGTCTGGGTCTGGGTCTGGTTACGGCAGTGGAGGTGGAAATGGCCATAATTAG